A stretch of the Glycine soja cultivar W05 chromosome 13, ASM419377v2, whole genome shotgun sequence genome encodes the following:
- the LOC114381774 gene encoding uncharacterized protein LOC114381774, translating into MDSGNSGSMQSSSTAGDEEYDSRADPSLSSSISAFFNSNSHPSAPPQPTTLTNHVGPPFSTQHHHVFDPLSSNYLDPTQRSPQSNQILNLDMVRSKVAARSGPDFSSFIPSSSPHNNNNQAFLLTQLGGGGVNNVGAFPSTTLPPESGGGGLVMNEQVNSSNTNKNMVRNPKKRSRASRRAPTTVLTTDTTNFRAMVQEFTGIPAPPFTSSSSSFPRTRLDLFATSNASSSSIIREQTPSYLLRPFAHKVQAQVPSSIPPPSSFQPMLNNYHHHHHQHNPILSFQSILQPHQLIGSKTQQQPSLEIPPSALGLEELGLNHAHHQNINMRSSSSDGTLSRVNNDNNNMRGPSSADWAQAQAQRIDNNDGGLLGSLTGATLNYRSNIVSDQRVKVTNNSDFHGEKGPECVVAVRSEGMVESWINCSSD; encoded by the coding sequence ATGGATTCGGGTAACAGTGGGAGTATGCAATCTTCCAGCACCGCCGGTGATGAAGAGTACGATTCACGCGCCGACCCATCTTTGTCGTCATCAATCTCTGCGTTCTTTAATAGTAACTCCCATCCTTCAGCTCCACCACAACCAACAACGTTAACAAACCACGTTGGTCCTCCTTTCTCTACTCAGCACCACCACGTGTTCGACCCTTTATCATCCAATTACTTGGATCCGACACAAAGATCGCCGCAATCAAACCAAATCCTCAACCTCGACATGGTGCGGTCCAAGGTTGCCGCCAGATCCGGACCCGATTTTAGCTCCTTCATACCTTCATCTTCcccacacaacaacaacaaccaagcTTTTCTGTTAACTCAATTGGGAGGAGGAGGAGTTAACAACGTTGGTGCTTTTCCCAGTACCACTCTCCCTCCAGAAAGTGGAGGAGGCGGATTAGTAATGAATGAACAAGTAAACAGTAGCAACACCAACAAAAACATGGTTCGAAACCCGAAGAAAAGGTCAAGAGCTTCTAGGCGTGCACCCACCACTGTTCTCACTACGGACACCACGAATTTCCGAGCCATGGTTCAGGAATTCACTGGCATCCCAGCACCTCCTTTCACTTCCTCCTCCTCGTCTTTCCCAAGAACAAGGTTAGATCTCTTTGCCACCTCTAATGCTTCTTCTTCATCCATTATTAGAGAACAAACACCTTCTTATCTTCTTCGCCCCTTTGCACACAAAGTCCAAGCTCAAGTACCTTCTTCAATCCCACCACCCTCTTCCTTTCAACCCATGTTGAAcaactaccaccaccaccaccaccagcaTAACCCAATTCTCAGCTTCCAATCCATTCTCCAACCGCATCAACTCATTGGTTCTAAAACTCAACAACAACCCTCCTTGGAAATACCGCCTAGTGCTCTTGGGTTGGAGGAATTAGGATTGAACCATgctcatcatcaaaacatcaacatGCGTTCGTCTTCATCGGATGGAACATTGTCAAGGGTCAACAACGACAATAACAACATGCGTGGTCCTTCTTCGGCAGATTGGGCCCAGGCCCAGGCCCAAAgaattgataacaatgatggaGGACTTTTGGGGTCTCTTACTGGTGCCACCTTAAACTACAGAAGCAATATTGTTTCGGATCAGCGAGTCAAGGTTACTAATAATTCGGATTTTCATGGAGAAAAAGGACCGGAATGTGTTGTGGCTGTACGAAGCGAAGGTATGGTCGAATCGTGGATTAATTGTTCTTCTGATTGA